One window of Drosophila busckii strain San Diego stock center, stock number 13000-0081.31 chromosome 3L, ASM1175060v1, whole genome shotgun sequence genomic DNA carries:
- the LOC108600702 gene encoding collagen alpha-2(XI) chain isoform X1, which yields MTRAALCMVVACILMQCAYSAKYDAENRRLIVDINDQKTTNQQYYSSNFDTNAYRYGYDVGKTGNFHHETRGPDGVTYGCYGLIDPYHLLRATHYVADVHGYRTVEPEKPVETFPPGLYTETNGGPSKPGILLQWSELYFPIGCGKFEGGAIHDIPYFIVDDHKKGVGTSGSSHFTNTVLKGEDQKSLPIAQKGLFNTGEGHKDQGPGVQAPSFHSVAALPPSGAAGNNGQYVSDPNPYKHVTGAQGNFGPNGGPNGPNGGFGPNGGPNGPNGGFGPNGGPNGPNGGFGLNGGFGPNGPAGPNGPNGRPGPNGPNGPAGPNGPNGPPGPKGPPGPPGPVGPDGAGHGASGKPVYRDGDRTGNGAGNNYSNGDRYSTGAGGGAADGGRYRPGAGGGAGGGDRYQTGTGGGPGAGNRYQTGTGGAPGAGDRYQTGAGGAPGAGDRYQTGTGGAPGAGGRYQTGTGSGPGAYSTGSGSGPNAYGTGAGAGANDGGAYRPGKGKGNGPTGSGHGNNNAPGHGGHVGGGDHSGAPSGNNGAYTEVYTHTNTGFPGASKYESGRGKNQYNGRYTAESTNGKYYHDNSGKYVHIEGPTGPPAPPYVHIVGPEGGYGGEGDGGGVGPGGPNGPGGPNGPNGPNGPPGPPGPPGPPGPPGPDGPTRPGPPGPPGPKGPEIDRGNDQLGPPGPPGPPGPDRPGPPGPPGPFPTDPRHSDKETPGYLPPVKKGNNKPPPSQVIEFEPPTFKPNYETHDNYVPKKVTTKPPLTYIPPSFPTPAPVPTTKVPVITTRPTVRRITTPVPTGNIHIPKTTQPPPLIISTTTYRPPLPPTTTYRPPTIVETPKKVITHTSPPRDTCVCDNAHSSKTTFTSSTTNTYPNPASIDFNKQFTGFNGNTNFGSIMSAMSLTQLPAIPQRPGQPAFYPPDKIPKGAIVAFMPVVLLPEEFYANCNENIAEKFQGVQPSFSLHSVFTGGAPKDQCMCPCSCTQNKLHKRETNPDDAVEAKPVKVEEDLVAEADTVVEVKVAAPVAASEEIKAEATSSFEEGVDTPATPLEVPEAAASTPVEVKVAAPEVKVDVVPVADAATPAEVKVEAPLVLSAVTAEAAPATTN from the exons ATGACGCGTGCAGCTTTATGCATG GTCgtcgcttgcattttaatgcaatgcGCTTACTCTGCCAAATATGATGCAGAGAATCGTCGCTTGATCGTCGATATCAATGATCAAAAGACAACGAACCAACAATATTATTCCTCAAACTTTGACACAA ACGCCTATCGCTATGGCTACGATGTCGGTAAGACTGGCAACTTCCATCACGAGACGCGTGGTCCTGATGGAGTTACCTATGGCTGTTACGGTCTCATCGATCCTTATCATCTGCTCCGTGCAACACATTACGTCGCCGATGTGCATGGTTATCGCACAGTTGAGCCCGAGAAGCCAGTAGAGACTTTCCCACCGGGTCTCTACACCGAAACAAATGGCGGCCCATCTAAACCGGGCATACTGCTGCAGTGGAGCGAACTCTATTTCCCTATTGGGTGTGGCAAGTTCGAGGGTGGCGCCATACACGATATTCCCTATTTTATAGTGGATGAT CACAAGAAAGGGGTAGGCACTTCGGGCTCCTCTCATTTCACAAACACAGTGCTCAAGGGTGAGGACCAGAAGAGTTTGCCCATAGCACAGaagggtctgtttaacacagGCGAGGGACACAAGGATCAAGGACCCGGCGTTCAGGCGCCATCCTTCCATTCAGTGGCCGCCCTACCACCAAGCGGAGCCGCCGGCA ATAACGGACAGTACGTGTCAGATCCGAATCCGTACAAGCATGTTACGGGTGCTCAGGGCAATTTCGGCCCCAATGGCGGACCAAATGGTCCTAATGGTGGCTTTGGCCCCAATGGTGGTCCAAACGGTCCAAATGGTGGATTTGGTCCTAACGGCGGACCAAATGGTCCAAATGGTGGTTTTGGACTAAACGGAGGATTTGGACCAAACGGTCCTGCAGGACCAAATGGCCCTAACGGCCGACCGGGACCAAATGGCCCCAACGGCCCAGCTGGACCAAATGGTCCTAACGGGCCTCCTGGACCTAAGGGACCTCCTGGACCCCCAGGACCTGTAGGACCAGACGGCGCGGGACATGGAGCCTCAGGAAAACCGGTATATAGGGATGGTGATCGCACTGGAAACGGTGCTGGCAACAATTATAGCAATGGCGATCGGTATAGTACAGGCGCCGGTGGCGGTGCTGCTGATGGTGGTAGATACCGTCCCGGCGCCGGAGGCGGAGCCGGCGGAGGTGATCGTTACCAAACCGGCACGGGTGGCGGCCCTGGAGCCGGTAATCGTTATCAGACCGGCACAGGTGGCGCTCCCGGAGCTGGCGATCGTTATCAAACTGGCGCGGGTGGCGCACCCGGAGCTGGTGATCGTTATCAAACTGGCACGGGTGGCGCACCCGGAGCTGGCGGTCGTTATCAAACTGGCACTGGTAGCGGTCCAGGTGCCTATTCCACTGGTTCAGGTTCTGGCCCCAATGCATATGGCACTGGAGCCGGAGCCGGAGCCAACGATGGTGGTGCCTATCGTCCTGGAAAGGGCAAGGGTAATGGCCCTACCGGTTCAGGTCATGGTAACAATAATGCTCCGGGACATGGCGGCCATGTCGGTGGGGGTGATCACTCCGGTGCTCCGTCTGGTAATAATGGCGCTTATACAGAAGTTTATACGCACACAAATACCGGTTTTCCTGGGGCCAGCAAATACGAATCAG GCCGCGGTAAGAATCAATATAATGGACGTTATACTG CTGAGTCTACCAATGGTAAATACTATCATGATAATTCTGGCAAATATGTGCACATTGAAGGCCCCACTGGACCACCAGCGCCACCATATGTCCATATTGTTGGTCCTGAGGGCGGCTATGGCGGTGAAGGAGACGGCGGCGGTGTCGGACCAGGCGGCCCCAATGGCCCTGGCGGACCAAATGGACCCAATG gaCCAAACGGACCCCCCGGCCCACCCGGACCACCTGGCCCACCcg gACCACCTGGACCTGATGGACCCACTCGCCCTGGACCTCCAGGCCCACCCGGACCAAAGGGACCCGAAATTGACCGCGGAAACGACCAATTAGGCCCACCTGGACCTCCCGGCCCACCCGGACCCGATCGTCCCG gACCCCCCGGCCCACCTGGACCATTCCCAACTGATCCTCGCCATTCGGACAAGGAGACACCTGGCTACCTGCCACCAGTCAAGAAGGGTAACAATAAGCCACCACCATCTCAAGTCATTGAATTCGAGCCACCAACTTTCAAGCCAAATTATGAAACTCATGATAATTACGTGCCGAAGAAAGTTACTACTAAGCCACCACTAACCTATATTCCTCCTTCTTTCCCCACTCCCGCTCCTGTTCCCACCACAAAGGTCCCGGTTATCACTACTAGGCCAACCGTACGTCGCATTACCACTCCAGTACCAACGGGTAATATACATATCCCTAAGACAACACAACCGCCACCACTCATTATTAGCACTACGACATACAGACCACCACTTCCACCAACTACGACATACAGACCACCGACCATTGTAGAGACTCCCAAAAAAGTTATAACCCATACATCTCCCCCCAGAGACACTTGCGTTTGCGACAATGCGCACTCATCAAAAACAACCTTTACCTCCTCCACCACAAATACCTATCCCAATCCGGCCTCAATCGACTTTAACAAACAATTCACCGGCTTCAATGGAAACACGAATTTCGGCAGCATAATGAGCGCCATGTCCCTAACCCAACTGCCCGCCATACCACAACGGCCTGGCCAACCGGCCTTCTATCCACCAGACAAGATTCCAAAGGGCGCTATCGTCGCCTTTATGCCGGTGGTCCTATTGCCAGAAGAGTTCTATGCCAATTGCAATGAGAATATCGCTGAGAAATTTCAGGGTGTGCAACCATCTTTCAGTTTGCACTCAGTCTTCACGGGCGGCGCACCCAAGGATCAATGCATGTGCCCTTGCTCCTGCAcccaaaacaaattgcacaaacGTGAGACAAACCCCGATGATGCTGTAGAAGCTAAGCCTGTTAAGGTAGAGGAAGATCTGGTAGCGGAAGCTGATACCGTTGTTGAAGTTAAGGTGGCAGCACCAGTCGCAGCTTCAGAGGAAATCAAAGCTGAAGCCACATCTTCTTTTGAGGAGGGAGTGGATACACCAGCAACTCCATTAGAAGTACCAGAAGCTGCTGCATCTACTCCAGTTGAAGTTAAAGTAGCAGCTCCTGAAGTTAAGGTTGACGTAGTACCCGTTGCTGACGCCGCCACACCAGCTGAAGTTAAAGTGGAAGCTCCCTTAGTGCTCTCCGCTGTGACCGCTGAAGCTGCTCCTGCGACCACGAACTAG
- the LOC108600702 gene encoding ras-associated and pleckstrin homology domains-containing protein 1 isoform X5 yields MTRAALCMVVACILMQCAYSAKYDAENRRLIVDINDQKTTNQQYYSSNFDTSRGKNQYNGRYTAESTNGKYYHDNSGKYVHIEGPTGPPAPPYVHIVGPEGGYGGEGDGGGVGPGGPNGPGGPNGPNGPNGPPGPPGPPGPPGPPGPDGPTRPGPPGPPGPKGPEIDRGNDQLGPPGPPGPPGPDRPGPPGPPGPFPTDPRHSDKETPGYLPPVKKGNNKPPPSQVIEFEPPTFKPNYETHDNYVPKKVTTKPPLTYIPPSFPTPAPVPTTKVPVITTRPTVRRITTPVPTGNIHIPKTTQPPPLIISTTTYRPPLPPTTTYRPPTIVETPKKVITHTSPPRDTCVCDNAHSSKTTFTSSTTNTYPNPASIDFNKQFTGFNGNTNFGSIMSAMSLTQLPAIPQRPGQPAFYPPDKIPKGAIVAFMPVVLLPEEFYANCNENIAEKFQGVQPSFSLHSVFTGGAPKDQCMCPCSCTQNKLHKRETNPDDAVEAKPVKVEEDLVAEADTVVEVKVAAPVAASEEIKAEATSSFEEGVDTPATPLEVPEAAASTPVEVKVAAPEVKVDVVPVADAATPAEVKVEAPLVLSAVTAEAAPATTN; encoded by the exons ATGACGCGTGCAGCTTTATGCATG GTCgtcgcttgcattttaatgcaatgcGCTTACTCTGCCAAATATGATGCAGAGAATCGTCGCTTGATCGTCGATATCAATGATCAAAAGACAACGAACCAACAATATTATTCCTCAAACTTTGACACAA GCCGCGGTAAGAATCAATATAATGGACGTTATACTG CTGAGTCTACCAATGGTAAATACTATCATGATAATTCTGGCAAATATGTGCACATTGAAGGCCCCACTGGACCACCAGCGCCACCATATGTCCATATTGTTGGTCCTGAGGGCGGCTATGGCGGTGAAGGAGACGGCGGCGGTGTCGGACCAGGCGGCCCCAATGGCCCTGGCGGACCAAATGGACCCAATG gaCCAAACGGACCCCCCGGCCCACCCGGACCACCTGGCCCACCcg gACCACCTGGACCTGATGGACCCACTCGCCCTGGACCTCCAGGCCCACCCGGACCAAAGGGACCCGAAATTGACCGCGGAAACGACCAATTAGGCCCACCTGGACCTCCCGGCCCACCCGGACCCGATCGTCCCG gACCCCCCGGCCCACCTGGACCATTCCCAACTGATCCTCGCCATTCGGACAAGGAGACACCTGGCTACCTGCCACCAGTCAAGAAGGGTAACAATAAGCCACCACCATCTCAAGTCATTGAATTCGAGCCACCAACTTTCAAGCCAAATTATGAAACTCATGATAATTACGTGCCGAAGAAAGTTACTACTAAGCCACCACTAACCTATATTCCTCCTTCTTTCCCCACTCCCGCTCCTGTTCCCACCACAAAGGTCCCGGTTATCACTACTAGGCCAACCGTACGTCGCATTACCACTCCAGTACCAACGGGTAATATACATATCCCTAAGACAACACAACCGCCACCACTCATTATTAGCACTACGACATACAGACCACCACTTCCACCAACTACGACATACAGACCACCGACCATTGTAGAGACTCCCAAAAAAGTTATAACCCATACATCTCCCCCCAGAGACACTTGCGTTTGCGACAATGCGCACTCATCAAAAACAACCTTTACCTCCTCCACCACAAATACCTATCCCAATCCGGCCTCAATCGACTTTAACAAACAATTCACCGGCTTCAATGGAAACACGAATTTCGGCAGCATAATGAGCGCCATGTCCCTAACCCAACTGCCCGCCATACCACAACGGCCTGGCCAACCGGCCTTCTATCCACCAGACAAGATTCCAAAGGGCGCTATCGTCGCCTTTATGCCGGTGGTCCTATTGCCAGAAGAGTTCTATGCCAATTGCAATGAGAATATCGCTGAGAAATTTCAGGGTGTGCAACCATCTTTCAGTTTGCACTCAGTCTTCACGGGCGGCGCACCCAAGGATCAATGCATGTGCCCTTGCTCCTGCAcccaaaacaaattgcacaaacGTGAGACAAACCCCGATGATGCTGTAGAAGCTAAGCCTGTTAAGGTAGAGGAAGATCTGGTAGCGGAAGCTGATACCGTTGTTGAAGTTAAGGTGGCAGCACCAGTCGCAGCTTCAGAGGAAATCAAAGCTGAAGCCACATCTTCTTTTGAGGAGGGAGTGGATACACCAGCAACTCCATTAGAAGTACCAGAAGCTGCTGCATCTACTCCAGTTGAAGTTAAAGTAGCAGCTCCTGAAGTTAAGGTTGACGTAGTACCCGTTGCTGACGCCGCCACACCAGCTGAAGTTAAAGTGGAAGCTCCCTTAGTGCTCTCCGCTGTGACCGCTGAAGCTGCTCCTGCGACCACGAACTAG
- the LOC108600702 gene encoding collagen alpha-1(III) chain isoform X2, with protein sequence MTRAALCMVVACILMQCAYSAKYDAENRRLIVDINDQKTTNQQYYSSNFDTNAYRYGYDVGKTGNFHHETRGPDGVTYGCYGLIDPYHLLRATHYVADVHGYRTVEPEKPVETFPPGLYTETNGGPSKPGILLQWSELYFPIGCGKFEGGAIHDIPYFIVDDHKKGVGTSGSSHFTNTVLKGEDQKSLPIAQKGLFNTGEGHKDQGPGVQAPSFHSVAALPPSGAAGNNGQYVSDPNPYKHVTGAQGNFGPNGGPNGPNGGFGPNGGPNGPNGGFGPNGGPNGPNGGFGLNGGFGPNGPAGPNGPNGRPGPNGPNGPAGPNGPNGPPGPKGPPGPPGPVGPDGAGHGASGKPVYRDGDRTGNGAGNNYSNGDRYSTGAGGGAADGGRYRPGAGGGAGGGDRYQTGTGGGPGAGNRYQTGTGGAPGAGDRYQTGAGGAPGAGDRYQTGTGGAPGAGGRYQTGTGSGPGAYSTGSGSGPNAYGTGAGAGANDGGAYRPGKGKGNGPTGSGHGNNNAPGHGGHVGGGDHSGAPSGNNGAYTEVYTHTNTGFPGASKYESGRGPTGPPAPPYVHIVGPEGGYGGEGDGGGVGPGGPNGPGGPNGPNGPNGPPGPPGPPGPPGPPGPDGPTRPGPPGPPGPKGPEIDRGNDQLGPPGPPGPPGPDRPGPPGPPGPFPTDPRHSDKETPGYLPPVKKGNNKPPPSQVIEFEPPTFKPNYETHDNYVPKKVTTKPPLTYIPPSFPTPAPVPTTKVPVITTRPTVRRITTPVPTGNIHIPKTTQPPPLIISTTTYRPPLPPTTTYRPPTIVETPKKVITHTSPPRDTCVCDNAHSSKTTFTSSTTNTYPNPASIDFNKQFTGFNGNTNFGSIMSAMSLTQLPAIPQRPGQPAFYPPDKIPKGAIVAFMPVVLLPEEFYANCNENIAEKFQGVQPSFSLHSVFTGGAPKDQCMCPCSCTQNKLHKRETNPDDAVEAKPVKVEEDLVAEADTVVEVKVAAPVAASEEIKAEATSSFEEGVDTPATPLEVPEAAASTPVEVKVAAPEVKVDVVPVADAATPAEVKVEAPLVLSAVTAEAAPATTN encoded by the exons ATGACGCGTGCAGCTTTATGCATG GTCgtcgcttgcattttaatgcaatgcGCTTACTCTGCCAAATATGATGCAGAGAATCGTCGCTTGATCGTCGATATCAATGATCAAAAGACAACGAACCAACAATATTATTCCTCAAACTTTGACACAA ACGCCTATCGCTATGGCTACGATGTCGGTAAGACTGGCAACTTCCATCACGAGACGCGTGGTCCTGATGGAGTTACCTATGGCTGTTACGGTCTCATCGATCCTTATCATCTGCTCCGTGCAACACATTACGTCGCCGATGTGCATGGTTATCGCACAGTTGAGCCCGAGAAGCCAGTAGAGACTTTCCCACCGGGTCTCTACACCGAAACAAATGGCGGCCCATCTAAACCGGGCATACTGCTGCAGTGGAGCGAACTCTATTTCCCTATTGGGTGTGGCAAGTTCGAGGGTGGCGCCATACACGATATTCCCTATTTTATAGTGGATGAT CACAAGAAAGGGGTAGGCACTTCGGGCTCCTCTCATTTCACAAACACAGTGCTCAAGGGTGAGGACCAGAAGAGTTTGCCCATAGCACAGaagggtctgtttaacacagGCGAGGGACACAAGGATCAAGGACCCGGCGTTCAGGCGCCATCCTTCCATTCAGTGGCCGCCCTACCACCAAGCGGAGCCGCCGGCA ATAACGGACAGTACGTGTCAGATCCGAATCCGTACAAGCATGTTACGGGTGCTCAGGGCAATTTCGGCCCCAATGGCGGACCAAATGGTCCTAATGGTGGCTTTGGCCCCAATGGTGGTCCAAACGGTCCAAATGGTGGATTTGGTCCTAACGGCGGACCAAATGGTCCAAATGGTGGTTTTGGACTAAACGGAGGATTTGGACCAAACGGTCCTGCAGGACCAAATGGCCCTAACGGCCGACCGGGACCAAATGGCCCCAACGGCCCAGCTGGACCAAATGGTCCTAACGGGCCTCCTGGACCTAAGGGACCTCCTGGACCCCCAGGACCTGTAGGACCAGACGGCGCGGGACATGGAGCCTCAGGAAAACCGGTATATAGGGATGGTGATCGCACTGGAAACGGTGCTGGCAACAATTATAGCAATGGCGATCGGTATAGTACAGGCGCCGGTGGCGGTGCTGCTGATGGTGGTAGATACCGTCCCGGCGCCGGAGGCGGAGCCGGCGGAGGTGATCGTTACCAAACCGGCACGGGTGGCGGCCCTGGAGCCGGTAATCGTTATCAGACCGGCACAGGTGGCGCTCCCGGAGCTGGCGATCGTTATCAAACTGGCGCGGGTGGCGCACCCGGAGCTGGTGATCGTTATCAAACTGGCACGGGTGGCGCACCCGGAGCTGGCGGTCGTTATCAAACTGGCACTGGTAGCGGTCCAGGTGCCTATTCCACTGGTTCAGGTTCTGGCCCCAATGCATATGGCACTGGAGCCGGAGCCGGAGCCAACGATGGTGGTGCCTATCGTCCTGGAAAGGGCAAGGGTAATGGCCCTACCGGTTCAGGTCATGGTAACAATAATGCTCCGGGACATGGCGGCCATGTCGGTGGGGGTGATCACTCCGGTGCTCCGTCTGGTAATAATGGCGCTTATACAGAAGTTTATACGCACACAAATACCGGTTTTCCTGGGGCCAGCAAATACGAATCAG GCCGCG GCCCCACTGGACCACCAGCGCCACCATATGTCCATATTGTTGGTCCTGAGGGCGGCTATGGCGGTGAAGGAGACGGCGGCGGTGTCGGACCAGGCGGCCCCAATGGCCCTGGCGGACCAAATGGACCCAATG gaCCAAACGGACCCCCCGGCCCACCCGGACCACCTGGCCCACCcg gACCACCTGGACCTGATGGACCCACTCGCCCTGGACCTCCAGGCCCACCCGGACCAAAGGGACCCGAAATTGACCGCGGAAACGACCAATTAGGCCCACCTGGACCTCCCGGCCCACCCGGACCCGATCGTCCCG gACCCCCCGGCCCACCTGGACCATTCCCAACTGATCCTCGCCATTCGGACAAGGAGACACCTGGCTACCTGCCACCAGTCAAGAAGGGTAACAATAAGCCACCACCATCTCAAGTCATTGAATTCGAGCCACCAACTTTCAAGCCAAATTATGAAACTCATGATAATTACGTGCCGAAGAAAGTTACTACTAAGCCACCACTAACCTATATTCCTCCTTCTTTCCCCACTCCCGCTCCTGTTCCCACCACAAAGGTCCCGGTTATCACTACTAGGCCAACCGTACGTCGCATTACCACTCCAGTACCAACGGGTAATATACATATCCCTAAGACAACACAACCGCCACCACTCATTATTAGCACTACGACATACAGACCACCACTTCCACCAACTACGACATACAGACCACCGACCATTGTAGAGACTCCCAAAAAAGTTATAACCCATACATCTCCCCCCAGAGACACTTGCGTTTGCGACAATGCGCACTCATCAAAAACAACCTTTACCTCCTCCACCACAAATACCTATCCCAATCCGGCCTCAATCGACTTTAACAAACAATTCACCGGCTTCAATGGAAACACGAATTTCGGCAGCATAATGAGCGCCATGTCCCTAACCCAACTGCCCGCCATACCACAACGGCCTGGCCAACCGGCCTTCTATCCACCAGACAAGATTCCAAAGGGCGCTATCGTCGCCTTTATGCCGGTGGTCCTATTGCCAGAAGAGTTCTATGCCAATTGCAATGAGAATATCGCTGAGAAATTTCAGGGTGTGCAACCATCTTTCAGTTTGCACTCAGTCTTCACGGGCGGCGCACCCAAGGATCAATGCATGTGCCCTTGCTCCTGCAcccaaaacaaattgcacaaacGTGAGACAAACCCCGATGATGCTGTAGAAGCTAAGCCTGTTAAGGTAGAGGAAGATCTGGTAGCGGAAGCTGATACCGTTGTTGAAGTTAAGGTGGCAGCACCAGTCGCAGCTTCAGAGGAAATCAAAGCTGAAGCCACATCTTCTTTTGAGGAGGGAGTGGATACACCAGCAACTCCATTAGAAGTACCAGAAGCTGCTGCATCTACTCCAGTTGAAGTTAAAGTAGCAGCTCCTGAAGTTAAGGTTGACGTAGTACCCGTTGCTGACGCCGCCACACCAGCTGAAGTTAAAGTGGAAGCTCCCTTAGTGCTCTCCGCTGTGACCGCTGAAGCTGCTCCTGCGACCACGAACTAG
- the LOC108600702 gene encoding WAS/WASL-interacting protein family member 3 isoform X6, translating into MTRAALCMVVACILMQCAYSAKYDAENRRLIVDINDQKTTNQQYYSSNFDTSRGPTGPPAPPYVHIVGPEGGYGGEGDGGGVGPGGPNGPGGPNGPNGPNGPPGPPGPPGPPGPPGPDGPTRPGPPGPPGPKGPEIDRGNDQLGPPGPPGPPGPDRPGPPGPPGPFPTDPRHSDKETPGYLPPVKKGNNKPPPSQVIEFEPPTFKPNYETHDNYVPKKVTTKPPLTYIPPSFPTPAPVPTTKVPVITTRPTVRRITTPVPTGNIHIPKTTQPPPLIISTTTYRPPLPPTTTYRPPTIVETPKKVITHTSPPRDTCVCDNAHSSKTTFTSSTTNTYPNPASIDFNKQFTGFNGNTNFGSIMSAMSLTQLPAIPQRPGQPAFYPPDKIPKGAIVAFMPVVLLPEEFYANCNENIAEKFQGVQPSFSLHSVFTGGAPKDQCMCPCSCTQNKLHKRETNPDDAVEAKPVKVEEDLVAEADTVVEVKVAAPVAASEEIKAEATSSFEEGVDTPATPLEVPEAAASTPVEVKVAAPEVKVDVVPVADAATPAEVKVEAPLVLSAVTAEAAPATTN; encoded by the exons ATGACGCGTGCAGCTTTATGCATG GTCgtcgcttgcattttaatgcaatgcGCTTACTCTGCCAAATATGATGCAGAGAATCGTCGCTTGATCGTCGATATCAATGATCAAAAGACAACGAACCAACAATATTATTCCTCAAACTTTGACACAA GCCGCG GCCCCACTGGACCACCAGCGCCACCATATGTCCATATTGTTGGTCCTGAGGGCGGCTATGGCGGTGAAGGAGACGGCGGCGGTGTCGGACCAGGCGGCCCCAATGGCCCTGGCGGACCAAATGGACCCAATG gaCCAAACGGACCCCCCGGCCCACCCGGACCACCTGGCCCACCcg gACCACCTGGACCTGATGGACCCACTCGCCCTGGACCTCCAGGCCCACCCGGACCAAAGGGACCCGAAATTGACCGCGGAAACGACCAATTAGGCCCACCTGGACCTCCCGGCCCACCCGGACCCGATCGTCCCG gACCCCCCGGCCCACCTGGACCATTCCCAACTGATCCTCGCCATTCGGACAAGGAGACACCTGGCTACCTGCCACCAGTCAAGAAGGGTAACAATAAGCCACCACCATCTCAAGTCATTGAATTCGAGCCACCAACTTTCAAGCCAAATTATGAAACTCATGATAATTACGTGCCGAAGAAAGTTACTACTAAGCCACCACTAACCTATATTCCTCCTTCTTTCCCCACTCCCGCTCCTGTTCCCACCACAAAGGTCCCGGTTATCACTACTAGGCCAACCGTACGTCGCATTACCACTCCAGTACCAACGGGTAATATACATATCCCTAAGACAACACAACCGCCACCACTCATTATTAGCACTACGACATACAGACCACCACTTCCACCAACTACGACATACAGACCACCGACCATTGTAGAGACTCCCAAAAAAGTTATAACCCATACATCTCCCCCCAGAGACACTTGCGTTTGCGACAATGCGCACTCATCAAAAACAACCTTTACCTCCTCCACCACAAATACCTATCCCAATCCGGCCTCAATCGACTTTAACAAACAATTCACCGGCTTCAATGGAAACACGAATTTCGGCAGCATAATGAGCGCCATGTCCCTAACCCAACTGCCCGCCATACCACAACGGCCTGGCCAACCGGCCTTCTATCCACCAGACAAGATTCCAAAGGGCGCTATCGTCGCCTTTATGCCGGTGGTCCTATTGCCAGAAGAGTTCTATGCCAATTGCAATGAGAATATCGCTGAGAAATTTCAGGGTGTGCAACCATCTTTCAGTTTGCACTCAGTCTTCACGGGCGGCGCACCCAAGGATCAATGCATGTGCCCTTGCTCCTGCAcccaaaacaaattgcacaaacGTGAGACAAACCCCGATGATGCTGTAGAAGCTAAGCCTGTTAAGGTAGAGGAAGATCTGGTAGCGGAAGCTGATACCGTTGTTGAAGTTAAGGTGGCAGCACCAGTCGCAGCTTCAGAGGAAATCAAAGCTGAAGCCACATCTTCTTTTGAGGAGGGAGTGGATACACCAGCAACTCCATTAGAAGTACCAGAAGCTGCTGCATCTACTCCAGTTGAAGTTAAAGTAGCAGCTCCTGAAGTTAAGGTTGACGTAGTACCCGTTGCTGACGCCGCCACACCAGCTGAAGTTAAAGTGGAAGCTCCCTTAGTGCTCTCCGCTGTGACCGCTGAAGCTGCTCCTGCGACCACGAACTAG